A genome region from Eremothecium gossypii ATCC 10895 chromosome VII, complete sequence includes the following:
- the RSO55 gene encoding Rso55p (Syntenic homolog of Saccharomyces cerevisiae YLR281C), which produces MFLRTVAACLVPCRAALRTAGAPRMLHRAHPLAIKKNRIPPRPKWTPEMEASIEEKFLHGGRGPGGQKINKCNSKVQLRHVPSGIVIECQATRSREQNRKLAREKLAAALAQPPGSASERELALRTWARQGKHAQARKSREKHERARAEREELARARDAEDAELLRQLLAKPPATS; this is translated from the coding sequence ATGTTCCTGCGGACCGTGGCCGCCTGTCTCGTGCCCTGCCGGGCCGCGCTCCGGACTGCCGGGGCTCCGCGCATGCTACATCGTGCCCACCCGCTCGCGATCAAGAAGAATCGCATTCCCCCCCGACCAAAATGGACACCCGAGATGGAAGCCTCCATAGAGGAGAAGTTCCTGCACGGAGGCCGCGGGCCCGGCGGGCAGAAGATCAACAAGTGCAACAGCAAGGTGCAGTTGCGCCATGTGCCCTCGGGGATCGTGATTGAGTGCCAGGCAACCCGCAGCCGCGAACAGAACCGCAAGCTGGCCCGCGAGAAGCTagccgccgcgctggcgcagccCCCCGGTAGCGCCAGCGAACGCGAGCTGGCGTTGCGCACGTGGGCGCGGCAGGGTAAGCAcgcgcaggcgcgcaaGAGCCGCGAGAAACACGagcgcgcccgcgccgaacgcgaggagctcgcgcgcgcccgcgacGCGGAGGACGCCGAACTTCTGCGTCAGCTGCTCGCGAAGCCGCCCGCCACCTCCTAG
- a CDS encoding uncharacterized protein (Syntenic homolog of Saccharomyces cerevisiae YLR278C): MGRPPKEVSQEKIQRFQLELELAGKDIDLLLKDKKGRSRSCLLCQRRKQRCDHKIPSCTACLKAGVRCIQPAKYGTSAVGSSAAVRGCEMGEGYPRGAGSVHGAKGGARAGSPGDGEGGKEISVAGQRPAGVGQGNLHKRANNGKDDYTLFLEKKIKCLEQMIDLPQESALYKNKFAKYKRIAHLMKTGSDDEDELLTIPGGEADAGSRRVSADGESALPMQTKGKLVPGEQPRATEIRKLLCGPYEKVDYSLCLFAKYRVPEFLLYDPVFGIDKKQSQVFLDTYFTRIQFKYPLLDEREVYAFHDAYVSDSVQAYGTDAFHFACGRMWMVFSIAACLHMTTGEYLGLPPNRYLSTAISHLTKCNSALTPVQEVELLTLLVFYTIRIDRDSAALYEIIEDVVAICKNKLNLHQHTPYGNSDRKFRLFWCVYLLERMICVAVGKPYVIKESEIGLPLFQEDEPSLVNHDISGSAVTGVHFINQAIKLRRIESRFVEVLGIIPQVEDQWQQCSQLPRSKLQEQLSLVKEFFRELEIWRSNCSVANIRSFENETLKLYYYRSVRLLIQPYLELLDPQDRLFRECQAAAGQICQLYKIFHQKTVFGHSTPAVHTVFVAGVTLIYCMWLARNLDDERRRKLGDDSKHTKPSISASLFSTMDDLRACSICLYVMAERSKFAILFRDTFDQLMNSTVGNLIERCGPDSSELICVSSFVKNAMNKHTSITNRNGDILSRPSTKYGMPPAVQRTFGSDLLNAHTGFIGAEDKPLTKQTTNEKQNGLLRLVQVPRSLANLLSPMNQHGENDGAASSPPLKDNIIAESDSSPVLKNSNTGEGSNLCGTDIQGQGRDSRYIVKKSSTKTDLDWKLLQQQAFLQQQYAQHGLQAYLSSVNNENSMVSQQGPEIISPQMPLHASSMPMNDIKSGPSSPRWHNDTLRPIVGDPRAGSGIADSHPGVKKATSLLNQPAEPSASQTRPSGNLAVSAGPRRMFNCGTHNMINNISAWTNDSVLELLSNREPLAAELLPRSRLHSQTMDEEISLQQKTCHSANHDPSQPGVSAHWRLPLPGPSSSLNNNLPSLSQPSQHQQASETLWCIPIEEFWAVNDDYGFLT, encoded by the coding sequence ATGGGACGGCCTCCGAAGGAGGTGAGCCAGGAGAAGATCCAGCGTTTCCAGCTGGAACTGGAGCTGGCCGGGAAGGACATCGATCTTTTGTTGAAGGACAAAAAGGGGCGATCGAGATCGTGCCTTCTCTGCCAGCGTAGAAAGCAGCGCTGCGATCACAAGATCCCGAGCTGCACGGCATGCTTGAAAGCCGGAGTGCGATGTATCCAGCCCGCCAAGTATGGAACGAGTGCGGTAGGCTCGAGCGCAGCGGTGCGCGGCTGCGAGATGGGCGAAGGCTATCCGCGGGGAGCAGGCAGTGTTCATGGAGCCAAGGGAGGGGCGCGAGCCGGCTCCCCTGGGGATGGAGAAGGCGGTAAGGAAATTTCAGTGGCGGGGCAGCGACCGGCAGGTGTGGGACAGGGCAACCTGCACAAGCGGGCCAACAACGGCAAGGACGACTACACGCTCTTTTTGGAGAAGAAGATCAAGTGCTTGGAGCAGATGATAGACCTGCCGCAGGAATCTGCGCTGTACAAGAACAAATTTGCCAAGTACAAACGCATCGCGCACTTGATGAAAACAGGTagcgacgacgaggacgagctgCTCACGATCCCGGGTGGGGAGGCAGACGCTGGCTCTCGGCGCGTGTCTGCCGACGGGGAGTCCGCGCTGCCGATGCAGACGAAGGGCAAGCTGGTACCCGGGGAGCAGCCGCGTGCGACAGAGATCCGGAAACTGCTGTGCGGCCCCTACGAGAAGGTTGACTACTCGCTGTGCCTTTTCGCAAAGTACCGCGTGCCCGAATTTCTCTTGTACGATCCGGTGTTCGGGATTGACAAGAAGCAGTCTCAGGTGTTTCTCGACACGTACTTCACGCGCATACAATTCAAGTACCCCTTGCTTGACGAGCGGGAGGTGTACGCGTTTCATGATGCTTATGTCTCGGATAGCGTGCAGGCCTACGGCACTGATGCATTCCACTTCGCATGCGGTCGAATGTGGATGGTGTTTAGCATTGCGGCGTGCTtgcatatgactactgggGAATATCTGGGACTCCCGCCCAATCGTTATCTTTCCACAGCTATCAGTCACCTCACCAAGTGCAACTCAGCACTAACTCCGGTGCAGGAAGTAGAATTGCTTACCTTGTTGGTCTTCTACACCATACGAATCGACAGAGATTCAGCAGCATTGTATGAGATTATTGAAGACGTTGTGGCTATCTGCAAGAACAAGCTCAACCTTCACCAGCATACGCCATATGGCAACTCTGACCGGAAGTTCCGACTATTTTGGTGTGTGTATCTATTAGAAAGAATGATCTGTGTTGCGGTTGGAAAGCCGTACGTGATAAAGGAATCCGAAATAGGCCTCCCCCTCTTCCAAGAGGACGAGCCCTCACTGGTAAATCACGATATTTCGGGGTCTGCGGTCACCGGCGTGCACTTCATCAACCAGGCCATAAAGTTACGGCGGATAGAGTCGCGCTTCGTGGAGGTGCTAGGCATAATCCCACAGGTCGAAGATCAATGGCAGCAGTGTTCGCAACTGCCACGCAGTAAGCTGCAAGAGCAATTATCGCTTGTCAAAGAGTTTTTCCGAGAGTTAGAGATCTGGCGGTCTAACTGCTCTGTAGCTAATATTCGAAGCTTTGAAAATGAGACTTTGAAGCTATACTACTATCGTTCGGTGCGGCTTCTAATTCAGCCTTACTTGGAACTTTTAGATCCACAGGATCGTCTTTTTCGAGAGTGTCAGGCAGCTGCTGGGCAGATATGCCAGCTTTATAAGATTTTCCACCAGAAGACTGTATTCGGTCATTCAACGCCTGCAGTACACACGGTGTTTGTAGCAGGTGTTACTTTGATATACTGCATGTGGCTGGCACGTAATCTGGATGACGAGCGGCGCCGCAAGTTGGGGGATGATTCAAAACACACAAAGCCGTCGATAAGTGCGTCGTTATTCTCAACGATGGATGACCTCCGTGCATGCTCTATATGCCTCTATGTAATGGCCGAGCGGTCAAAATTCGCGATTTTGTTTCGGGATACATTTGATCAATTAATGAACTCAACCGTTGGTAACCTGATCGAGCGCTGTGGGCCTGATTCTAGCGAACTAATATGCGTTTCTAGTTTTGTTAAGAATGCCATGAACAAACACACATCGATCACCAATAGGAATGGCGACATCTTGTCACGTCCTTCAACTAAATACGGTATGCCACCTGCGGTGCAGCGCACTTTCGGGAGTGATCTGCTTAATGCGCATACTGGGTTTATCGGAGCTGAGGACAAGCCTCTAACAAAGCAAACCACCAACGAGAAACAAAATGGTCTTTTACGACTGGTGCAAGTGCCCCGATCGTTGGCCAACCTATTGTCACCCATGAATCAACATGGCGAAAATGATGGCGCCGCCTCTTCGCCTCCACTTAAGGACAACATTATCGCTGAATCGGACTCCTCACCAGTGCTCAAAAATAGCAACACCGGGGAAGGGAGTAACTTGTGCGGTACTGATATCCAGGGGCAAGGCAGGGATTCGCGATATATCGTCAAGAAGTCTTCCACTAAGACAGATCTCGATTGGAAGCTActtcagcagcaggctTTCCTTCAACAGCAATACGCACAGCATGGACTGCAAGCATATCTGTCGTCGGTAAATAACGAGAATTCTATGGTTTCGCAGCAGGGTCCAGAAATTATCAGTCCACAAATGCCCTTACATGCGTCCAGTATGCCCATGAATGATATAAAGTCGGGACCGTCCTCACCCAGATGGCATAACGACACACTACGCCCAATAGTGGGGGACCCACGAGCTGGCTCTGGGATTGCGGATAGTCACCCTGGGGTCAAAAAAGCCACCAGCCTGTTGAATCAACCCGCCGAACCCTCCGCGTCGCAGACACGGCCTTCCGGCAATCTCGCCGTTAGCGCAGGCCCCAGAAGAATGTTCAATTGCGGGACACACAACATGATTAACAACATATCTGCATGGACAAACGATTCGGTGCTCGAACTATTGAGTAACCGCGAAccgcttgccgctgagcTTCTTCCACGCTCGCGACTGCACTCTCAGACCATGGACGAGGAAATCTCTCTCCAACAAAAGACCTGTCATTCGGCCAACCATGATCCCTCACAGCCGGGTGTCTCTGCTCATTGGCGCTTGCCTCTGCCTGGTCCGTCATCCTCTCTGAACAATAACCTTCCAAGCCTCAG